The following proteins are co-located in the Flavobacterium sp. CECT 9288 genome:
- a CDS encoding YeiH family protein, with amino-acid sequence MLLICTTVFVSPPIALGLGLIVANVFGHPFLAWNQKATNYLLQFSVVGLGFGMNFHSAVTAGKEGFLFTIISIVSTLILGTLLGKWFKVESKTTHLISCGTAICGGSAIAAIAPVIKSDEKQTSVALGVIFILNSVALFLFPAIGHYFNVSQSDFGMWCAIAIHDTSSVIGAASKYGPEALQIATTVKLARALWIIPVALFTAFIFKNKSGKVKIPYFIGFFILALVANTYLPQVQIFAPQLVSISKIGLTITLFLIGAGLNRKVLKSVGFRPLVQGITLWVCIASFTFIWIVLF; translated from the coding sequence ATGCTTTTAATTTGTACCACCGTTTTTGTTTCGCCTCCAATTGCTTTAGGATTAGGATTGATTGTGGCTAATGTATTTGGGCATCCTTTTTTAGCATGGAATCAAAAAGCTACTAATTATTTACTGCAATTTTCAGTTGTCGGTTTAGGATTTGGGATGAATTTTCATAGTGCAGTTACCGCAGGAAAAGAAGGTTTTTTATTTACTATTATTTCAATTGTAAGCACATTAATTTTAGGAACATTGTTAGGTAAATGGTTTAAAGTTGAAAGTAAAACAACTCATTTAATTTCTTGTGGAACAGCAATTTGTGGTGGAAGTGCTATAGCAGCAATTGCACCAGTAATCAAATCTGACGAAAAACAAACCTCAGTAGCTTTAGGAGTGATATTCATATTAAATTCGGTTGCTTTATTTTTATTTCCAGCTATAGGTCATTATTTTAATGTGTCTCAAAGTGATTTTGGAATGTGGTGTGCAATCGCTATACATGATACTAGCTCCGTTATTGGAGCAGCTAGTAAATATGGACCAGAGGCGTTACAAATTGCGACAACCGTAAAATTAGCACGGGCATTGTGGATTATTCCAGTTGCCTTATTCACGGCTTTTATTTTTAAAAACAAATCGGGTAAAGTGAAAATTCCATATTTTATCGGATTCTTTATTTTGGCGCTAGTTGCCAATACATATTTGCCACAAGTGCAGATTTTTGCACCGCAATTGGTTTCCATTTCTAAAATAGGACTCACGATTACCTTATTTTTGATTGGAGCAGGTTTAAATAGAAAGGTTTTAAAATCAGTTGGATTTAGACCACTTGTTCAAGGAATAACACTTTGGGTTTGTATTGCGAGTTTTACTTTTATATGGATTGTCTTGTTTTGA
- a CDS encoding LTA synthase family protein encodes MKFFKLTAPFNYLLMFYLTISLVIRLALYFHPITQSSFTATETFSIYILGFLSDVLVFIVISSFLWLYLIFISNAKYHSPYGYIILGLFVAMLCYITFGNTILNEYGSALPKIAIGFLSIKTILFGLLLFLPKYRNTIRFWLFSFVILLYVLLILQNGISEYFFWNEFGVRYNFIAVNYLIYTNEVIGNIMESYPVIPLFSALFTLAGFITYFIVQKSKSYIENIPTFIQKIKISGIYLFLFGVALLALPYLSIKENSRNVFANELQANGIYKFYFAFVHSELDYLKFYKTIPTQEAFSQLKQQIPNITDNSSLRDIQNVAAEQHKNVVLITIESYSAEFMKMYGNENGITPFLDSLATKSLVFTNLYAAGNRTVRGLEAVTLCFPPTAGESVVKREDNKNKFSTGSIFKQKGYAVKFMYGGDAFFDKMEDFFTGNGYDIVDKKTFEPKEITFANIWGVCDEDMYHKAIKIMNQEAKTGQPFFNHIMTVSNHRPFTYPNGKIDIPGDAKSRDGGVKYTDYAMCKFFEMAQKQPWFANTVFVILADHCASSAGKTELPVDKYRIPAMIYSPGYIEPAQYTNLMSQIDVMPTVFGLLNFDYQSKFYGQDVLKADYKPRALIATYQDLGLIKDNVLTIISPKQRVKQFELHLKTDQKVDPIFQIYYDQVPLKNERTDLVKETISYYQSASDILKNKKYQKIN; translated from the coding sequence ATGAAGTTTTTTAAGTTAACGGCGCCATTTAATTATTTACTGATGTTCTACCTGACAATTAGTTTGGTAATTCGGCTCGCACTTTATTTTCATCCGATAACACAGTCTTCATTTACTGCTACTGAAACTTTCTCGATTTATATTTTAGGATTTCTTTCGGACGTTTTGGTTTTTATTGTGATTAGCTCATTCTTGTGGCTTTATTTAATATTCATTTCAAACGCCAAATATCATTCTCCTTACGGATATATAATCCTAGGACTTTTTGTAGCAATGCTTTGCTACATAACTTTTGGCAATACTATTTTGAATGAATATGGTAGCGCGTTACCAAAAATTGCAATTGGTTTTCTTTCTATAAAAACAATCCTTTTTGGACTTTTACTTTTTTTACCGAAATATCGTAATACAATTCGGTTTTGGTTGTTCTCTTTTGTTATTTTACTATATGTTCTGTTGATTTTACAAAATGGTATCAGTGAATATTTCTTTTGGAATGAATTTGGTGTTCGCTACAATTTTATTGCAGTCAATTATTTAATTTATACTAATGAAGTAATAGGAAACATCATGGAATCTTATCCCGTAATTCCATTGTTCTCGGCTTTGTTTACATTAGCGGGATTCATTACGTACTTCATTGTCCAAAAATCAAAAAGCTATATAGAAAACATTCCCACTTTTATACAAAAAATTAAAATATCAGGAATCTATCTCTTCCTTTTTGGTGTCGCATTGCTTGCTTTGCCTTATTTATCGATTAAAGAAAATTCGAGAAATGTATTTGCGAATGAGCTACAAGCTAATGGTATTTATAAATTTTATTTTGCTTTCGTACACAGCGAATTGGATTACTTAAAATTTTATAAAACGATACCAACTCAAGAAGCATTTTCTCAGCTAAAGCAACAAATTCCAAATATTACAGACAATAGCTCTTTACGAGACATTCAAAATGTAGCTGCTGAACAACATAAAAATGTTGTTTTAATCACGATTGAAAGTTACAGTGCTGAATTTATGAAAATGTATGGTAACGAAAATGGTATTACTCCCTTTTTAGATAGTTTGGCGACAAAAAGTTTGGTTTTCACCAATCTTTATGCGGCTGGAAATAGAACCGTGAGAGGCCTTGAAGCCGTAACCTTATGCTTTCCTCCTACTGCAGGCGAAAGTGTTGTGAAGCGCGAAGACAATAAAAATAAATTTTCAACAGGGAGCATTTTCAAGCAAAAGGGATATGCAGTTAAATTCATGTATGGAGGTGATGCTTTTTTTGATAAAATGGAGGATTTTTTCACAGGCAATGGCTATGACATTGTAGATAAAAAAACATTTGAACCTAAAGAAATCACTTTTGCCAATATTTGGGGTGTTTGTGACGAAGATATGTATCACAAGGCTATTAAAATAATGAATCAAGAAGCAAAAACAGGTCAACCTTTTTTCAATCACATCATGACTGTTAGCAATCACAGACCATTTACGTACCCGAATGGAAAGATAGACATTCCTGGAGATGCTAAATCACGTGATGGTGGCGTGAAGTATACGGATTATGCTATGTGCAAATTTTTTGAAATGGCACAAAAACAGCCTTGGTTTGCAAACACTGTTTTTGTAATTCTAGCTGATCATTGTGCTTCAAGTGCAGGAAAAACAGAATTACCGGTTGATAAATACCGTATTCCTGCTATGATTTACAGTCCTGGTTATATTGAACCAGCTCAATACACTAACCTAATGTCACAAATAGACGTTATGCCTACGGTATTTGGACTTCTAAATTTTGATTACCAAAGTAAATTTTATGGACAAGACGTACTAAAAGCAGACTATAAACCAAGAGCTTTGATTGCTACGTATCAAGATTTAGGATTAATTAAAGATAACGTTCTAACCATTATTTCACCAAAACAGAGGGTTAAACAATTTGAGTTGCATTTAAAAACAGACCAAAAAGTGGATCCAATTTTTCAAATTTATTACGATCAAGTTCCCTTAAAAAACGAGAGAACCGATCTTGTTAAAGAAACCATTTCCTATTACCAATCGGCATCTGATATCCTAAAGAATAAAAAATATCAAAAAATAAATTAA
- a CDS encoding LysR family transcriptional regulator, with translation MDFRLKVFYTVANRLSFTKAAAELFITQPAISKHIQELEEEYGIKLFDRNGSKIALTHAGTVLLKHAKNIFEMYREIDFDMSTLINQRSGLLRLGASTTISQYIIPPLLAKFHLKLQDVKVSLLNGNTEQIEYALVQQEIEMGIVEGQSKNKLIKYIPFLKDELVLVCNSSNPLVQQDEIELTDLKKMQFLIREQGSGTLEVIEHALKPFEIKGSDLQVEMQLGSTESIKSYLLNSDCVAFMSIHAVQKELQNNELAILDIKDLVIERYFYIITLQGKTDSLSELFIQNISNHYNLKL, from the coding sequence ATGGATTTTAGACTAAAAGTTTTTTATACCGTTGCCAATCGATTGAGTTTTACAAAAGCCGCAGCTGAATTGTTTATCACTCAACCTGCCATTTCAAAGCACATACAAGAATTAGAAGAAGAATACGGAATCAAATTGTTTGATAGAAATGGTTCTAAAATTGCTTTGACGCACGCCGGGACTGTATTATTAAAACATGCCAAAAATATTTTTGAAATGTATCGTGAGATCGATTTTGACATGAGCACGCTTATCAATCAGCGCTCAGGGTTATTACGATTGGGCGCGAGTACAACAATTTCACAATATATTATTCCGCCATTATTAGCTAAATTTCATTTAAAACTACAGGACGTCAAAGTAAGTTTGTTAAACGGCAATACGGAACAAATTGAGTATGCATTGGTACAGCAAGAAATTGAAATGGGCATTGTAGAAGGGCAGTCTAAAAATAAATTAATAAAATACATACCATTTTTAAAAGATGAATTGGTTTTAGTTTGTAATAGCTCCAATCCGCTGGTGCAACAAGATGAGATTGAGCTAACTGACCTCAAAAAAATGCAATTTTTAATACGTGAACAAGGTTCAGGAACACTTGAAGTAATTGAGCATGCTTTAAAACCTTTTGAAATTAAAGGCTCTGATTTGCAAGTAGAAATGCAATTGGGAAGTACTGAAAGTATTAAATCGTATTTATTGAACTCTGACTGTGTTGCTTTTATGTCAATTCATGCGGTGCAAAAAGAGCTTCAAAACAATGAATTGGCTATTCTAGACATTAAAGACTTAGTAATAGAACGTTATTTTTATATCATTACATTACAAGGAAAAACAGATTCTTTGTCTGAATTGTTTATTCAAAATATTTCGAATCATTATAATTTAAAGTTATAG
- a CDS encoding zinc dependent phospholipase C family protein, producing the protein MKNFKFKSTFIALSSVGVAFFLISWGVIGHERINRAAVMALPKPLQTFFYNHIDFITQESTVPDLRRNVLNDKMEPPRHYFDMENFGDAASFPKTMEEAKAKYDEKFLTKNGILPWHIQDLMVKLTKAFKEKRKNEILFIAGDLGHYIADGHMPLHTSDNHDGQNTNQKGIHSLWESRLPELFAKDYKFNVPQGVYLENVEKSTWDLIFDTHSLVEPLLAIDKKLRTATAENKIFVTDAVGEIVKNKYGGTMYSDEYAKQLHADMNGMVEKQMRKAITVTASFWYTAWVNAGKPDLSGLDTPELTKRNSKLLKKDIKTYLKGNLFGLTSDKE; encoded by the coding sequence ATGAAAAATTTTAAATTTAAATCTACATTTATTGCATTATCGTCAGTTGGAGTTGCGTTTTTTTTAATTTCATGGGGCGTAATTGGTCATGAACGTATCAACCGAGCAGCTGTAATGGCATTGCCTAAACCACTGCAGACTTTCTTTTACAATCATATTGATTTTATTACTCAGGAATCAACAGTTCCAGATTTAAGACGTAATGTTTTGAATGATAAAATGGAACCACCACGTCATTATTTTGATATGGAAAACTTTGGTGATGCAGCTTCTTTTCCTAAAACAATGGAAGAAGCTAAAGCAAAATATGACGAAAAGTTTTTAACCAAAAATGGAATCTTACCTTGGCACATTCAAGATTTAATGGTAAAATTAACAAAGGCATTCAAAGAAAAGAGAAAAAACGAAATTCTTTTTATTGCAGGTGATTTAGGGCATTACATAGCAGATGGTCACATGCCTTTGCATACATCTGATAATCATGACGGGCAAAATACAAACCAAAAAGGAATTCATTCTTTGTGGGAAAGTCGTTTGCCAGAGTTGTTTGCTAAGGATTATAAATTCAATGTTCCTCAAGGCGTGTATTTAGAAAATGTAGAAAAATCTACTTGGGATCTGATTTTTGATACACACAGTTTAGTAGAGCCGTTATTAGCCATTGATAAAAAATTAAGAACTGCTACGGCTGAAAACAAAATTTTTGTTACTGATGCAGTTGGTGAAATTGTAAAAAATAAATACGGAGGTACTATGTATTCTGATGAATATGCAAAACAATTGCATGCTGATATGAACGGAATGGTTGAAAAGCAAATGCGAAAAGCTATAACTGTTACAGCTAGTTTTTGGTATACGGCTTGGGTAAATGCAGGAAAACCTGATTTGAGTGGTCTAGATACTCCAGAATTGACTAAAAGAAATAGCAAATTGCTAAAAAAAGACATAAAAACGTACTTGAAAGGGAATCTTTTTGGTTTAACAAGCGATAAAGAATAA
- a CDS encoding IS3 family transposase, which produces MFGIDRQVYYRKTRRIASKQNKAKEVILMVNNIRKTMPRIGTRKLYYLLFDKLQLMKIGRDKFFDILRANHLLIHPKRSYHVTTNSHHRFNKHQNRILDLEINRPEQVWVSDITYIGKRDNPCYLSLVTDAYSKKIMGYYVADNMNTESSLKAFKMALKHRNNKNLPLIHHSDRGIQYCANDYQMQLNKNKILCSMTQNSDPYENAVAERINGILKQEFRIDKYNQKAEIMQKIVKEAIDIYNEIRPHYSNYMLTPNQMHHQNKIKMRTYKTKNSSKPELATV; this is translated from the coding sequence TTGTTCGGGATAGACAGACAGGTTTATTATCGAAAGACTAGAAGAATAGCATCCAAACAAAACAAAGCCAAAGAAGTGATTTTGATGGTGAATAATATCAGGAAGACAATGCCTAGAATAGGTACTCGAAAACTATATTATCTTTTGTTTGATAAACTTCAATTAATGAAAATTGGAAGAGATAAGTTCTTTGATATACTCAGAGCCAATCATTTATTGATACATCCTAAACGAAGTTATCATGTAACGACTAACTCACATCATCGATTTAATAAACATCAAAATCGAATTCTAGATTTAGAAATTAACAGACCAGAGCAAGTTTGGGTCTCTGATATAACCTATATAGGAAAAAGAGATAATCCTTGCTATTTAAGCTTAGTCACAGATGCTTATTCTAAAAAGATTATGGGATATTATGTTGCCGATAACATGAACACAGAAAGCAGTTTGAAGGCTTTTAAAATGGCTCTTAAACACAGAAACAACAAAAACTTACCATTGATACATCATTCAGACAGAGGGATTCAATATTGTGCTAATGACTACCAAATGCAACTTAATAAAAATAAAATTCTATGCAGTATGACACAAAACTCTGACCCTTATGAAAATGCAGTGGCAGAAAGGATCAATGGTATTTTAAAACAGGAATTTAGGATTGACAAATACAATCAAAAAGCAGAAATCATGCAAAAAATTGTAAAAGAAGCTATTGATATCTATAATGAAATCAGACCTCATTATTCTAATTACATGCTTACTCCAAATCAGATGCATCACCAAAACAAAATTAAAATGAGAACCTATAAAACAAAAAACAGTAGCAAACCAGAGCTTGCTACTGTCTAA